In a genomic window of Mercenaria mercenaria strain notata chromosome 19, MADL_Memer_1, whole genome shotgun sequence:
- the LOC123542151 gene encoding uncharacterized protein LOC123542151: MMNIFRISDFFVLMLLCQKIFAFTYTSKDGVKLDYTFRFKPSCRGEKDRIGILPGIALPECVKECGMRPNCGALNYKRRYNACYLYSSEENEGDRSKESCVEVKASDIEIIQKPPTCANCDQSDKTCIPSEQTCKHTECLQNKPPPNGKFLGNMKSIGDRIQYECDFGYKIVDGMEYAVCLSNGNWNVTAVDKCTKIDETNVALRKTTAMSGVWNNHSGEKGVDGNTIQDLSGRSCFLTSSVNRPWWRVDLGAIFGIVRVELYNNLDNCCNWMTKDLKLSFGTSLQSMDVVGSVSGRIDDIHTFNFTLALAIEARYVQVHLKGMGTLTLCEMEVLGFPIY, encoded by the exons ATGATGAACATTTTCAGAATTTCGGACTTTTTTGTATTAATGCTACTTTGCCAGAAAATCTTTGCGTTTACCTATACCAGTAAAGATGGCGTTAAATTGGACTACACCTTTAGATTCAAACCATCGTGTCGTGGTGAAAAGGATAGAATTGGCATATTGCCAGGAATTGCACTTCCGGAATGTGTAAAAGAATGCGGCATGCGTCCGAATTGCGGAGCTCTTAATTATAAAAGACGGTACAACGCTTGCTATCTTTATTCGTCGGAAGAAAACGAAGGAGACAGAAGTAAAGAAAGTTGCGTAGAGGTCAAGGCATCAGACAttgaaattatacag AAACCTCCGACTTGTGCGAACTGTGACCAAAGCGACAAGACATGTATACCTAGTGAGCAAACGTGTAAACATACAG AATGTCTACAAAATAAACCTCCGCCGAATGGAAAGTTTTTAGGGAACATGAAGAGTATTGGTGACCGCATACAATATGAATGCGATTTCGGGTACAAGATAGTCGATGGAATGGAATACGCTGTTTGCCTGTCTAATGGAAACTGGAATGTGACGGCTGTCGACAAATGCACAAAAA TTGATGAGACCAATGTTGCCCTAAGGAAAACAACGGCCATGTCAGGTGTATGGAACAATCACAGCGGAGAAAAAGGCGTGGACGGCAATACTATCCAAGACCTCAGTGGGCGGTCATGTTTTCTCACAAGTTCAGTTAACCGTCCTTGGTGGCGGGTCGATCTTGGAGCCATATTTGGTATCGTCCGTGTAGAATTATATAACAATTTGGACAATTGCTGCA ATTGGATGACAAAGGATTTGAAATTATCCTTTGGTACATCACTGCAGTCTATGGACGTTGTTGGCAGTGTGTCAGGTCGGATAGATGACATTCATACCTTCAATTTCACTCTGGCTCTCGCTATAGAGGCGAGATATGTCCAAGTCCATCTTAAAGGAATGGGAACTCTTACTCTTTGCGAAATGGAAGTGCTTGGATTTCCAa tttattaa